In the genome of Candidatus Defluviilinea gracilis, one region contains:
- a CDS encoding glycosyltransferase family 39 protein: MKQKKPITREEWGTLILILACAIGAYMRFNPTLLAGFAINDGGMFAAMVDDLRANRFVLAAFTTYNHLNIPYAYPPLGFYFGAITSLVFGLDSTQVVRWLPAFFATLSIPAFYFLALQLLKNKFHAAVSTFFFALMPRALSWFVMGGGLTRSPGQFFMLLTLAVVIRLYEQNRRSDIFLAGIFGGLAVMSHPEAAVHTLVSAVFLWLMLSRTRKAFIQSILVGLVVAVVSAPWWASVISYHGVAPLLSGAATGSKFAAVFNLLFFVFTEEPYATVIAVLGLIGIAHRLIRRDYLLPLWMAIPFFIEGRSAAGPAAIPLAMLAALGLVEVILPAIQPVPSKETEVSSTERNVFIYLILYLIFSTAQFGLQLSTATLYPPDEEAMRWARENTPDDSRFLVLTGTTSASCDSVMEWFPAISGRKSLFTVQGTEWTKGAGFNDYVRSTYAVQECLANSDMACLDELVDRADYDYLYVSKILRVNNCGPLAPQRVFPYFVESLKLDSGFDVVYESDGVLISRRK, translated from the coding sequence ATGAAGCAAAAGAAGCCGATCACGCGCGAGGAATGGGGGACGCTGATTCTGATTCTGGCGTGCGCGATCGGCGCTTACATGCGCTTCAACCCGACTCTGCTAGCAGGGTTCGCCATCAACGACGGCGGCATGTTCGCCGCGATGGTAGACGACTTGCGAGCGAATCGTTTCGTTCTTGCCGCATTCACAACGTATAACCATCTGAATATCCCGTATGCGTATCCGCCGTTGGGGTTTTATTTCGGCGCAATTACCTCGCTGGTCTTTGGGCTGGATTCAACGCAAGTGGTCCGCTGGCTTCCCGCTTTCTTTGCGACTCTTTCGATCCCCGCATTTTATTTTCTTGCCTTGCAATTGCTCAAAAATAAATTCCACGCGGCGGTCTCGACCTTCTTCTTCGCCTTGATGCCGCGAGCGCTGTCGTGGTTCGTGATGGGCGGCGGGCTGACGCGCAGTCCCGGTCAATTTTTTATGCTGCTCACACTGGCGGTGGTGATTCGCCTTTACGAACAGAATCGCCGCTCCGATATTTTTCTCGCGGGCATCTTCGGCGGGCTGGCGGTGATGAGTCACCCGGAAGCGGCGGTGCATACGTTGGTCTCTGCCGTCTTTTTGTGGCTCATGCTTTCACGAACGCGCAAAGCGTTTATTCAGTCGATACTTGTTGGGTTGGTTGTGGCGGTCGTGTCCGCGCCGTGGTGGGCGTCGGTCATTTCGTATCATGGAGTCGCTCCGTTGTTGAGCGGCGCGGCGACTGGCTCGAAATTTGCGGCGGTGTTCAATTTGCTCTTCTTCGTCTTTACGGAGGAACCCTATGCGACGGTGATCGCCGTCCTCGGCTTGATCGGGATCGCCCACCGCCTCATCCGACGGGACTACCTGCTTCCGTTGTGGATGGCGATTCCCTTCTTCATCGAAGGGCGGAGCGCGGCGGGTCCTGCGGCGATTCCGCTGGCGATGCTTGCCGCGCTGGGGCTTGTGGAAGTCATCCTACCGGCGATCCAGCCTGTCCCGTCGAAAGAAACGGAAGTTTCCTCCACAGAGCGGAATGTTTTTATTTATCTCATCCTGTATCTGATATTTTCCACCGCGCAATTCGGCTTGCAGTTATCCACTGCAACCCTGTATCCACCGGACGAAGAGGCGATGCGTTGGGCGCGAGAGAACACGCCCGACGATTCGCGCTTCCTCGTGTTGACCGGCACAACGTCAGCCTCGTGCGATTCGGTGATGGAATGGTTCCCCGCCATCAGCGGGAGGAAAAGTTTGTTCACCGTGCAAGGCACCGAATGGACGAAGGGCGCGGGATTCAACGATTACGTGCGTTCGACGTATGCGGTGCAGGAGTGTTTGGCGAACAGCGACATGGCTTGCCTTGACGAACTTGTTGACCGCGCGGACTATGATTACCTCTATGTTTCGAAAATTTTGCGCGTGAACAATTGCGGTCCGCTTGCGCCGCAGAGAGTGTTTCCGTATTTTGTGGAGAGTCTCAAATTGGATTCGGGGTTTGATGTGGTGTACGAATCAGATGGCGTTCTGATCTCGCGGCGGAAATAA